In Geobacillus kaustophilus, a genomic segment contains:
- the cas7c gene encoding type I-C CRISPR-associated protein Cas7/Csd2, protein MTERYTDPKKRHEFVLLFDVKDGNPNGDPDAGNMPRVDPETMHGIVTDVAIKRKIRDYAATVLGKPIFIQSQTALNTIIFQAYQEIGVQLAATDLSVEERENGELMSWLSQLEEKGVVLEGNRVIYTGEDVKEADIRQKLTEGLEEAGLKKQLGTILRNMAKRLAQAANNVKIDEQIRQKAQYALCQKYYDIRMFGAVMSTGLNAGQVRGPMQLTFSRSIDPVFPWDLTITRTAITKESDRRRKQTEMGRKPLIPYGLYRLHGFYNPFFGEKTGITAEDLADFWDALVHLFAFDHSAARGEMNVRALYIFSHENAKGSAPAHKLFELVKVERREEEAPRSFNDYVLLGPADEGQKDVSLERFPSVTVTRLV, encoded by the coding sequence ATGACAGAACGTTATACTGATCCGAAAAAACGTCATGAATTCGTGTTGCTTTTCGATGTCAAAGACGGGAATCCAAATGGCGATCCAGATGCTGGGAACATGCCGCGCGTCGATCCGGAAACAATGCACGGTATTGTGACTGACGTTGCCATCAAGCGGAAAATTCGAGATTACGCCGCGACGGTATTAGGCAAACCGATTTTTATTCAAAGCCAAACAGCACTAAACACAATCATTTTTCAAGCATATCAAGAAATCGGCGTGCAATTGGCAGCAACCGATTTAAGTGTAGAAGAAAGGGAAAATGGGGAATTAATGAGTTGGCTTTCACAGCTTGAGGAAAAAGGAGTGGTGCTTGAAGGCAACCGAGTCATTTACACAGGTGAGGATGTCAAAGAGGCTGATATTCGCCAAAAATTAACCGAAGGACTAGAAGAGGCCGGTCTTAAAAAGCAACTAGGGACGATATTGAGAAATATGGCCAAACGTTTGGCACAAGCCGCAAATAATGTGAAAATTGATGAACAAATACGCCAAAAAGCACAATATGCTTTGTGCCAAAAGTATTACGATATTCGCATGTTCGGAGCTGTGATGTCAACAGGGCTGAATGCCGGCCAAGTGCGTGGTCCGATGCAATTGACGTTCTCACGTTCGATTGACCCGGTATTTCCATGGGATTTGACCATCACACGCACGGCGATCACCAAAGAATCGGATCGTCGCAGAAAACAAACGGAGATGGGAAGAAAGCCGTTGATTCCATATGGCTTGTATCGGTTGCATGGATTTTACAATCCATTTTTTGGAGAGAAAACAGGGATTACGGCGGAAGATTTAGCTGATTTTTGGGATGCGCTCGTTCATTTATTTGCATTTGATCATTCTGCAGCTAGAGGAGAGATGAATGTCAGAGCACTGTATATTTTTAGCCATGAAAATGCTAAAGGATCAGCCCCGGCTCATAAACTGTTTGAATTGGTGAAAGTGGAGCGACGCGAAGAGGAAGCGCCAAGGTCATTCAATGACTATGTCTTGCTCGGACCGGCAGATGAGGGACAAAAAGATGTTTCTCTTGAACGTTTCCCTAGTGTAACCGTAACGCGCCTCGTATAA
- the cas4 gene encoding CRISPR-associated protein Cas4, with product MQWNEDDWVMLSALQHYVYCPRQCALIHLEQTFEENVFTLRGNRVHERVDTPEGEQLGDKRVERALPIWSERLRIMGKADCVEFLPDGTPYPVEYKVGKRKTKQADMVQLAAQALCLEEMFGRPVTKGALYYYQSRRRLEVDMTKQLRKLVEETIQNVREMLQNDRLPPPVNDARCRDCSLQNVCMPQAPANVAAWVSEESDHD from the coding sequence ATGCAGTGGAATGAAGATGATTGGGTCATGCTGTCTGCTTTGCAACATTATGTGTATTGCCCGCGCCAATGTGCGTTGATTCATCTCGAACAGACGTTTGAAGAGAACGTGTTTACGCTTCGGGGAAATCGTGTGCATGAACGGGTAGATACGCCAGAAGGAGAACAATTAGGGGACAAAAGGGTTGAACGCGCGCTTCCGATTTGGTCTGAACGCCTAAGAATCATGGGGAAAGCGGATTGTGTTGAATTTCTTCCCGATGGCACTCCATATCCAGTTGAATACAAAGTCGGAAAACGAAAAACAAAACAGGCGGATATGGTGCAACTGGCAGCCCAAGCACTTTGTTTAGAAGAAATGTTTGGTCGACCCGTGACAAAGGGGGCTTTATACTATTACCAGTCAAGAAGACGATTGGAAGTCGACATGACAAAGCAACTGCGGAAACTGGTGGAAGAAACGATACAAAATGTAAGAGAAATGTTGCAAAACGATCGATTGCCACCACCCGTCAATGATGCCCGATGCCGCGATTGCTCGTTGCAGAACGTTTGCATGCCACAGGCTCCTGCCAACGTAGCTGCTTGGGTAAGCGAGGAGAGCGATCATGATTAA